A genomic segment from Bacillus cereus G9842 encodes:
- a CDS encoding spore germination protein, whose amino-acid sequence MKPHERISVYSIESLQDLMKLLKKSKDFITLEIASNNSSIVISYFRTLIDVNIFHEEVLTYIKEKSFDSLQDIHSVLPFENSKITNQMEDIQDSILNGYILIQFDTDKLNCLLVNVSKKEKRDITKAEIEYNIVGPQIAFVEDLDVNLNLVRRKLPTPYLQMKELKVGSLSNTTVAIVFIEGIVNDQNLQEIIKRVSQIKTDHVLDSTYLMQLIADNPNSIFPQFLNTERPDRVAAVLAEGKIALFVDGSPYAITLPTTLIDFFSTTEDYTMPWIISSFFRLLRLFAFIFSVLTTPLYVAILTYHYELIPRELLETLIISRSKVPFPPVIEALFLEITIELLREAGARLPTKVGLTVGIVGGIVIGQASVEASLTSNVLIIIVALSALSSFTAPIYRIGNTIRVIRFPFIIAAHLLGLLGIVLTSSLLLARLLRTESLRRPYLFPFYPTRLTDWKDSIVRMPISAMFRRPIFSRSKQRFRFNPEEVEKNKILSRNDFDD is encoded by the coding sequence TTGAAACCACATGAAAGAATATCTGTTTACTCTATAGAATCTTTGCAGGATTTAATGAAATTACTAAAAAAATCTAAAGATTTTATAACGTTGGAAATTGCTTCTAATAATTCCTCTATAGTCATTTCATATTTTAGAACATTAATCGATGTAAATATATTTCATGAAGAGGTTTTGACTTATATAAAAGAGAAGAGCTTCGATTCGTTACAAGATATTCACTCTGTCTTACCTTTTGAGAATTCAAAAATAACAAATCAAATGGAAGATATTCAGGATAGTATTTTAAATGGCTATATACTGATTCAGTTCGATACAGATAAATTAAATTGTTTGTTAGTAAATGTGTCAAAGAAAGAAAAAAGGGATATTACAAAAGCCGAAATTGAATACAATATTGTGGGTCCGCAAATCGCATTTGTCGAAGATTTAGATGTAAATTTAAATTTAGTACGTAGAAAGCTTCCAACACCTTATTTACAAATGAAAGAATTGAAAGTAGGATCTCTCTCTAACACAACTGTTGCGATTGTATTTATTGAGGGAATTGTAAATGATCAAAATCTACAAGAAATTATAAAAAGGGTAAGTCAAATAAAAACAGACCATGTTTTGGATAGTACTTATTTGATGCAGTTAATTGCAGACAACCCGAATTCTATATTCCCTCAATTTTTGAATACAGAACGTCCGGACCGTGTGGCAGCTGTATTAGCAGAAGGGAAAATTGCACTTTTTGTAGATGGCTCGCCTTATGCTATCACTCTTCCAACAACATTAATTGACTTTTTTTCTACGACAGAAGATTACACCATGCCTTGGATTATTTCCTCCTTTTTTCGACTGCTAAGGCTTTTTGCTTTTATTTTTTCTGTCTTAACAACTCCATTATATGTTGCAATTTTAACATATCATTACGAGCTAATTCCGAGAGAACTTCTTGAAACGTTAATCATATCGAGAAGTAAAGTACCTTTTCCTCCAGTTATTGAAGCACTTTTTTTAGAAATAACGATTGAATTACTGAGAGAAGCGGGGGCACGTTTACCAACTAAAGTGGGTCTAACTGTCGGTATAGTAGGTGGTATTGTAATTGGACAGGCATCGGTAGAGGCAAGTCTTACAAGTAATGTACTTATTATCATTGTTGCACTTTCAGCCCTTAGCTCATTTACAGCACCAATATATCGAATTGGTAATACAATTCGAGTAATTCGTTTTCCTTTTATAATCGCCGCACACCTGTTGGGTTTATTAGGAATTGTTTTAACAAGCTCTTTGCTTTTAGCACGTTTATTACGTACAGAATCATTAAGACGTCCTTATTTGTTTCCTTTTTATCCTACACGCCTTACAGATTGGAAAGACAGTATTGTACGTATGCCGATTTCAGCGATGTTTCGACGTCCTATTTTTTCAAGGTCTAAACAGCGTTTTCGCTTTAATCCAGAAGAGGTAGAGAAAAATAAAATACTATCAAGAAATGATTTTGATGATTGA
- a CDS encoding PAS domain S-box protein codes for MIIKDYFINLSIFSLLVSAAIFIQVFTINSSRYFEKLYGGIIAVTLMFFSFPYMGFSYDLRVVPLILSFIYFGRIAGWITLISIIVMRIFYTGGYWEPPVIAYLGMGILFSTFKTYFKKLHPFKSASLYFSVFIGIKWLVGVLFNTTLLYTGGLLYIALGLLIGLFLMEAYQRLYYLTQDLSKMNRELKKSEQELADTVHELQGGIFKFKKVDKHFIHTLCDGQFYYQNGFYSEQVVGKSLRTIDASIVPPHLVPQLMKYYLQAWEGKEIIFELPWPNDKTIILIALRPIKRNGQVIEVVGSTVDITERKKVESELSATKELLESFIKHNLDAITISDREGHILQANKAYEKIFGWSSQEIIGKRLPCVPDFLMEESLENIQKILTGESVVTRLETVRQRSDGSLLDVSLTVSPILDVRGNVIALSAICRDISERKQAERERHRLHRQLRDSEMKYRALIEQATDAVYVVELNEDNAPSRFIEVNPVGCRRFGYSREELLSLSFSNIVPQDSQMIVRLLEKIKKGQTSFTLQDEYVFPTGKVITAEFSVRVFNLNGKKVFLSISRDITERLKTEELLRKSEKLAVVGQLATAMAHEINNPLTAMKGFMQLLKSTENENNQGYINIVSSEIERIESITTEFMAVAKPQVVKIQPNDISVLMDQVLMLLQPQAMMHNIKFRIDLNPGIPLISCEGNQLKQVFVNILKNAIESMPMGGEILIQINILDNNQVRIRFIDQGCGIPKERIPYLGEPFYSIKEEGVGLGLMICYKIIETHQGKVFIESEVNKGTTVEVTLPICTLQN; via the coding sequence ATGATTATTAAAGATTATTTCATCAACCTTTCTATTTTTTCTTTATTAGTTAGCGCAGCAATATTTATTCAAGTGTTTACAATTAATTCTAGTCGATATTTCGAAAAGCTCTATGGAGGGATTATTGCAGTTACGTTAATGTTCTTTTCTTTTCCATACATGGGATTTTCTTACGATCTTCGAGTTGTTCCTCTTATTCTATCTTTTATTTACTTTGGTCGTATTGCTGGTTGGATTACGTTAATTAGCATAATTGTAATGCGTATCTTTTACACTGGAGGGTATTGGGAACCTCCTGTGATTGCTTATTTAGGTATGGGGATTCTATTTTCTACTTTTAAAACTTATTTTAAAAAACTACATCCTTTTAAAAGTGCATCGTTATATTTTTCTGTTTTTATTGGAATAAAGTGGTTAGTTGGCGTATTATTTAATACTACATTACTTTACACAGGAGGCCTATTATATATAGCGTTAGGACTTTTAATTGGGCTATTCCTTATGGAAGCCTACCAGAGATTGTATTATTTAACACAGGACTTATCTAAAATGAATCGAGAATTAAAAAAATCGGAGCAAGAACTTGCAGATACCGTACATGAGCTTCAAGGAGGAATTTTTAAATTTAAAAAAGTGGATAAGCACTTTATACACACTTTATGTGATGGACAGTTTTATTATCAAAACGGATTTTATTCTGAACAGGTGGTAGGAAAAAGCTTACGTACTATTGATGCTTCTATTGTTCCTCCACATTTAGTTCCACAATTGATGAAGTACTATCTTCAGGCATGGGAAGGAAAAGAAATTATATTTGAATTACCTTGGCCAAATGATAAAACTATTATTCTTATTGCGCTTAGGCCGATTAAACGAAATGGACAAGTTATTGAAGTTGTTGGTTCTACAGTTGATATAACCGAAAGGAAAAAGGTAGAATCAGAATTAAGCGCTACCAAAGAATTATTGGAATCATTTATAAAGCACAATCTAGATGCTATTACCATTTCTGATCGAGAAGGGCATATTTTACAAGCCAATAAAGCTTATGAAAAGATATTTGGGTGGTCATCACAAGAAATCATAGGTAAGAGATTACCTTGTGTACCAGATTTTTTAATGGAAGAATCGCTCGAAAATATTCAGAAAATTCTAACAGGTGAATCTGTGGTTACTAGATTAGAAACTGTTAGACAAAGGAGCGATGGGAGTCTTCTTGATGTTAGTCTGACAGTTTCTCCTATACTAGATGTAAGAGGAAATGTGATAGCTTTATCAGCAATATGTAGAGACATCTCTGAAAGAAAACAAGCAGAAAGAGAACGGCATCGATTACACCGGCAATTAAGAGATAGTGAAATGAAGTACCGTGCACTAATCGAACAAGCAACTGATGCGGTATATGTAGTAGAGCTGAATGAAGATAATGCTCCAAGTCGATTTATTGAGGTGAACCCTGTTGGGTGTAGAAGATTTGGATATAGTAGAGAAGAGTTGCTCTCATTATCATTTTCAAATATAGTACCACAAGATTCTCAAATGATCGTAAGGCTATTAGAAAAAATTAAAAAGGGACAAACTTCCTTCACTTTGCAAGATGAATATGTTTTTCCAACAGGAAAAGTAATAACAGCTGAGTTTAGTGTTCGTGTTTTTAACTTAAATGGTAAAAAGGTTTTCCTAAGTATTTCTCGTGATATCACTGAACGGCTAAAAACAGAAGAATTATTACGAAAATCTGAAAAACTTGCTGTTGTAGGACAATTAGCGACTGCAATGGCTCATGAGATTAATAATCCATTAACTGCAATGAAAGGGTTCATGCAATTACTAAAATCAACAGAAAATGAGAATAATCAGGGTTATATTAATATAGTATCATCAGAGATTGAGCGTATAGAGAGCATAACAACTGAATTTATGGCGGTAGCCAAACCACAGGTGGTAAAAATACAACCTAATGATATTAGTGTGCTAATGGATCAAGTTTTAATGCTACTACAACCTCAAGCAATGATGCATAATATAAAATTCAGAATCGATCTTAACCCTGGTATTCCATTGATTTCATGTGAAGGAAATCAATTAAAACAAGTATTTGTTAATATATTAAAAAATGCAATTGAATCTATGCCGATGGGAGGGGAAATTCTGATTCAAATAAATATACTTGATAATAATCAAGTAAGAATTCGTTTTATCGATCAAGGGTGTGGGATTCCAAAAGAACGTATACCATACCTTGGAGAACCTTTTTATAGTATTAAAGAAGAGGGGGTTGGCTTAGGGTTAATGATCTGTTATAAAATCATTGAAACACATCAGGGAAAGGTATTTATTGAGAGTGAAGTGAATAAGGGGACTACAGTTGAAGTCACTCTCCCTATTTGTACACTTCAAAATTAA